One stretch of Pseudomonas sp. NC02 DNA includes these proteins:
- the thiS gene encoding sulfur carrier protein ThiS, translating to MRIQLNGEPFELPDGETVAALLTRLDLTGRRVAVELNQDIVPRSQHVETALTEGDQVEVVHAIGGG from the coding sequence ATGCGCATTCAGTTGAACGGCGAACCCTTTGAACTGCCCGACGGTGAAACCGTTGCGGCCCTGCTGACCCGTCTGGACTTGACCGGACGCCGCGTCGCAGTGGAGCTCAACCAGGATATCGTCCCGCGTAGCCAGCACGTCGAGACCGCGCTCACCGAGGGTGACCAGGTCGAAGTGGTCCACGCCATCGGCGGCGGCTAG
- a CDS encoding thiazole synthase: MSIVRSDKPFVLAGRTFQSRLLVGTGKYRDMEETRLAIEASGAEIVTFAVRRTNLGQIEGEPNLLEVLSPDRYTFLPNTAGCYDAIEAVRTCRLARELLDGHNLVKLEVLADQKTLFPNVIETLKAAETLVKEGFDVMVYTSDDPIIARQLAEIGCIAVMPLAGLIGSGLGICNPYNLQIILEEAKIPVLVDAGVGTASDATIAMELGCDAVLMNSAIAHAQQPVLMAEAMNHAIVAGRLAYLAGRMPKKLYASASSPLDGLIK, from the coding sequence ATGAGCATCGTTCGTAGCGACAAGCCTTTCGTCCTGGCCGGTCGTACCTTCCAGTCGCGTCTGCTGGTCGGCACCGGCAAGTACCGCGACATGGAAGAAACCCGCCTGGCCATCGAAGCCTCGGGCGCCGAGATCGTTACTTTCGCCGTGCGCCGCACCAACCTCGGCCAGATCGAGGGCGAGCCGAACCTGCTCGAAGTGCTGTCGCCGGATCGCTACACCTTCCTGCCGAACACCGCCGGTTGCTACGACGCCATCGAAGCCGTGCGCACCTGCCGCCTGGCCCGTGAGCTGCTCGACGGCCACAACCTGGTGAAGCTGGAAGTGCTGGCCGACCAGAAAACCCTGTTCCCCAACGTGATCGAAACCCTCAAGGCCGCCGAAACCCTGGTCAAGGAAGGCTTCGACGTGATGGTCTACACCAGCGACGACCCGATCATCGCCCGCCAACTGGCCGAAATCGGCTGCATCGCGGTGATGCCGCTGGCCGGTCTGATCGGTTCCGGCCTGGGTATCTGCAATCCGTACAACCTGCAGATCATCCTTGAAGAAGCCAAGATCCCGGTGCTGGTGGATGCGGGCGTGGGCACTGCCTCCGACGCCACCATCGCCATGGAACTGGGTTGCGATGCGGTGCTGATGAACTCGGCCATCGCCCATGCCCAGCAGCCGGTCCTGATGGCTGAAGCCATGAACCACGCAATTGTCGCCGGCCGCCTGGCGTACCTCGCCGGGCGCATGCCGAAAAAACTTTACGCCAGCGCCTCCTCGCCGCTGGATGGTCTGATCAAGTAA
- a CDS encoding DUF3392 domain-containing protein, which yields MDLVLDLLATASRWSRSNLSEISLALVGCLLVLFGADIKGWVEARLGSIAGALRVPLMALVCMIGSGAALIYATPWIVRGLSQFNNYSLAPVLLVVLVLIGVVADRR from the coding sequence ATGGATCTGGTACTCGACCTGCTCGCCACCGCATCCCGCTGGAGCCGTAGCAACCTGTCGGAAATCTCCCTGGCGTTAGTAGGCTGCCTGCTGGTGCTGTTTGGCGCCGACATCAAGGGCTGGGTCGAAGCACGGCTGGGCAGCATCGCGGGTGCGCTGCGCGTGCCGCTGATGGCGCTGGTGTGCATGATCGGCAGCGGTGCAGCACTGATCTATGCCACGCCGTGGATTGTTCGCGGGTTGAGCCAGTTCAACAACTACAGCCTGGCGCCGGTGTTGTTGGTGGTGCTGGTGTTGATTGGGGTGGTGGCGGATCGCCGCTGA
- a CDS encoding DUF423 domain-containing protein, protein MLRGFLMLAAFFGFTGVALGAFAAHGLKNRLSAEYLAIFHTGVTYQLVHTLALFGVALLAAHIPGRLVTWAGVSFAVGILLFSGSLYVLTMTGISKLGIITPFGGLAFLLGWFFLGLAAWRLQAA, encoded by the coding sequence ATGTTGCGTGGCTTTCTGATGCTGGCTGCCTTTTTCGGTTTCACCGGCGTCGCCCTGGGTGCGTTTGCCGCCCACGGCCTGAAAAACCGCCTGAGCGCCGAGTACCTGGCGATTTTCCACACCGGCGTGACCTACCAGTTGGTGCACACCCTGGCGCTGTTCGGCGTGGCACTGTTGGCGGCGCACATCCCGGGCAGGCTGGTGACGTGGGCGGGTGTGTCTTTTGCCGTGGGCATCCTGCTGTTCTCCGGCAGCCTGTATGTGCTGACCATGACCGGCATCAGCAAGCTCGGCATCATCACCCCGTTTGGTGGCCTGGCGTTCCTGCTGGGCTGGTTCTTCCTCGGTTTGGCGGCGTGGCGTCTACAGGCTGCCTGA
- the mtgA gene encoding monofunctional biosynthetic peptidoglycan transglycosylase, with protein MLRLLFKRFLKALKWFAIGSVLLVLLFRFVPPPGTALMVERKVESWVDGEPIDVQRTWVPWDQISDELKVAVMAGEDQRFPQHWGFDFDAIQAALLHNERGGSIRGASTLSQQVSKNLFLWTGRSYFRKGLEAWFTGLIEILWPKQRILEVYLNSVEWDEGVFGAEAAARHHFGVSAKALTRQQASYLAAVLPNPRVWSASHPTSYVARRAAWIRQQMSQLGGDSYLNELNNSRKAPWAD; from the coding sequence ATGCTGCGTCTCCTCTTCAAGCGTTTTCTCAAAGCCCTCAAGTGGTTTGCCATCGGCAGCGTGCTGCTGGTGCTGCTGTTCCGTTTCGTGCCACCACCGGGCACTGCGCTGATGGTTGAGCGCAAGGTCGAGTCCTGGGTCGACGGCGAGCCGATTGACGTACAGCGCACGTGGGTGCCGTGGGATCAGATCTCCGACGAACTGAAAGTGGCGGTGATGGCGGGCGAAGACCAGCGCTTCCCGCAACATTGGGGTTTTGATTTCGACGCGATCCAGGCGGCGTTGCTGCATAACGAGCGCGGCGGTTCGATTCGCGGCGCCAGCACCTTGAGCCAGCAGGTGTCGAAGAATCTGTTTTTGTGGACCGGCCGCAGCTATTTCCGCAAGGGCCTGGAAGCCTGGTTTACCGGGCTGATCGAGATTCTCTGGCCCAAGCAGCGAATTCTTGAGGTGTATCTCAACAGCGTGGAGTGGGATGAAGGCGTGTTCGGCGCCGAAGCGGCGGCGCGGCATCACTTTGGCGTGAGCGCCAAGGCGCTGACCCGCCAGCAGGCCAGCTACCTGGCGGCGGTGTTGCCTAACCCGCGGGTGTGGAGTGCCAGCCATCCAACGTCGTATGTCGCGCGACGGGCGGCGTGGATTCGGCAGCAGATGAGTCAGTTGGGTGGCGACAGCTATTTGAATGAGCTGAACAACTCGCGCAAGGCGCCTTGGGCTGACTGA
- the trmB gene encoding tRNA (guanosine(46)-N7)-methyltransferase TrmB encodes MTESNETPNTLEEGDESKHRRIKSFVMRAGRMTEGQQKGLEQGTPLFVLPLADAPVDYDQVFGRSAPRSLEIGFGMGHSLLEMAAASPEQDFIGVEVHRPGVGALLNGVLTQGLTNLRVYDCDAIEVLNRCIADNSLDRLMLFFPDPWHKSRHHKRRIVQASFAELVRSKLKVGGILHMATDWEPYAEYMLEVMNVAPGYRNLAEDGKCVPRPAERPITKFERRGERLGHGVWDLKFEKVD; translated from the coding sequence ATGACTGAATCAAACGAAACGCCGAACACCCTGGAAGAAGGCGACGAGTCCAAGCACCGCCGCATCAAGAGTTTTGTGATGCGCGCCGGTCGCATGACCGAGGGCCAGCAAAAGGGCCTGGAGCAGGGCACGCCGCTGTTCGTCCTGCCGCTGGCAGACGCGCCGGTGGATTACGACCAGGTGTTTGGCCGCTCGGCACCACGCTCCCTGGAGATTGGCTTCGGCATGGGCCATTCCCTGCTGGAAATGGCCGCGGCTTCGCCGGAGCAGGATTTTATCGGGGTTGAAGTACACCGTCCGGGTGTCGGCGCGCTGCTTAACGGCGTGCTGACTCAGGGCCTGACCAACCTGCGGGTCTACGACTGCGACGCGATCGAAGTGCTCAACCGCTGCATCGCCGACAACAGCCTCGACCGCCTGATGCTGTTCTTCCCGGACCCCTGGCACAAGAGCCGCCACCACAAGCGCCGCATCGTCCAGGCTTCCTTCGCGGAACTGGTGCGCAGCAAGCTGAAAGTGGGCGGCATCCTGCACATGGCCACCGACTGGGAACCGTATGCCGAGTACATGCTGGAAGTGATGAACGTCGCCCCTGGCTACCGCAACCTGGCGGAAGACGGCAAATGCGTCCCGCGCCCGGCCGAGCGGCCGATCACCAAGTTCGAACGTCGCGGCGAGCGACTCGGGCATGGGGTTTGGGATTTGAAGTTCGAGAAAGTGGACTGA